In a single window of the Pseudopipra pipra isolate bDixPip1 chromosome 21, bDixPip1.hap1, whole genome shotgun sequence genome:
- the AKAP10 gene encoding A-kinase anchor protein 10, mitochondrial isoform X2, translating into MSFFRRKGRGAAAGGRPPGSSPARLPGPGPAAPAAVSGPREDGRALRSGLGGNDVKGKEQENTTDVKAIKTPIPVHSPQRSTRNHALLEAAGPSHVAINAISANMDSFSSSRTAALKKQPSHMEAAHFGDLGRSCLNYQAEETKSSLSKTLEQVLQDSVALPYFIQFMELRRMEHLVKFWLEAESFHSTTWSRIRAHSLNTVKQSSLAEPVSPSKQQELASSPPTELLEERLEDCGPARLLRAEPAASGRKDRTGNSQNHVLPGQECGSASVLCLRKSETGTHSLPADQQESSKLSVSNRNSPSSALKDLSGKLMKSIERDAVSTFTKYISPDAAKPIPITEAMRNDIVAKICGEDGQVDPNCFVTAQSIVFNAMEQEHFSEFLRSHHFCKYQIEVLTSGTVYLADILFCESALFYFSEYMEKEDAVNVLQFWLAADNFQSQLAAKKGQYDGQEAQNDAMILYDKYFSLQATHPLGFDDSVRLEIESNICREGGPLPNCFTTPLRQAWTTMETVFLPGFLSSNLYYKYLNDLIHSVRGDEFQGGNIALSIHGPGSSPDSDSIGAPDGSASQSNVKKANVKILKNFDEAIIVDAASLDPESLYQRTYAGKMTFGRVSDLGQFIRESEPEPDVKKSKGSMFSQAMKKWVQGNTDEAQEEMAWRIAKMIVNDVMQQAQCEQPSEKVTKL; encoded by the exons ATGTCCTTCTTCAGGAGGAAAGGcaggggggcggcggcgggcgggcggccgcCGGGCTCATCCCCCGCGCGGCTGCCgggccccggccctgccgctcCGGCCGCGGTGAGCGGGCCCCGCGAGGACGGCCGGGCCCTGCGGAGCGGGCTGGGCGGGAATGACG TGAAAGgcaaagaacaagaaaacacCACAGATGTGAAAGCAATTAAAA CTCCAATCCCAGTACATTCCCCTCAAAGAAGCACTAGGAATCATGCCTTGCTGGAGGCTGCAGGACCAAGCCATGTGGCCATTAATGCCATCTCTGCCAACATGGACTCTTTTTCCAGCAGCCGGACAGCTGCCCTTAAGAAGCAGCCAAGTCACATGGAAGCTGCTCATTTTGGAGACTTAG GCAGATCGTGTCTGAATTATCAGGCTGAAGAGACCAAATCAAGCCTTTCAAAGACCCTCGAACAAGTCCTGCAGGACAGTGTAGCCCTCCCTTATTTCATCCAGTTCATGGAGCTGCGCAGGATGGAACACTTGGTGAAGTTCTGGTTAGAGGCCGAGAGCTTCCACTCCACGACGTGGTCCCGCATCCGCGCACACAGCCTGAACACCGTGAAGCAGAGCTCCCTGGCAGAGCCAGTGTCACCCTCCAAACAGCAGGAATTGGCATCATCTCCTCCAACTGAGTTGCTTGAGGAGAGACTGGAGGATTGTGGCCCAGCCCGGCTGCTCCGGGCCGAGCCCGCGGCATCGGGCAGGAAGGACAGAACTGGGAACAGCCAGAACCACGTGCTCCCGGGGCAGGAGTGTGGCAGTGCCAGTGTTCTTTGTCTAAGAAAGTCGGAGACAGGGACTCACTCTCTTCCAGCTGATCAGCAAGAATCTTCCAAGCTTTCAGTGTCAAATAGAAacagcccctcctctgcactAAAGGACTTGTCAGGAAAACTCATGAAAA GTATAGAACGGGATGCAGTTAGTACTTTTACCAAATATATTTCTCCAGATGCTGCTAAACCAATCCCTATTACAGAAGCAATGAGAAATGACATAGTTG CAAAGATTTGTGGGGAAGATGGCCAAGTGGACCCCAACTGTTTTGTTACAGCACAGTCCATAGTGTTTAATGCAATGGAACAAGA GCACTTTAGCGAGTTTTTACGAAGTCATCATTTCTGTAAATACCAGATCGAGGTGCTGACTAGTGGGACTGTGTATCTGGCtgacatcctcttctgtgagTCAGCCCTGTTCTACTTCTCTGAG TACATGGAGAAGGAAGATGCAGTTAATGTATTGCAGTTCTGGTTGGCAGCAGATAACTTCCAGTCTCAACTTGCTGCCAAAAAAGGCCAGTATGATGGGCAGGAAGCACAGAACGATGCCATGATTTTATATGACAA GTACTTCTCCCTCCAGGCCACTCATCCCCTGGGCTTTGACGACTCGGTGAGGCTGGAGATCGAATCCAAcatctgcagggaggggggccCTCTCCCCAACTGCTTCACCACTCCCTTAAGGCAGGCGTGGACCACCATGGAGACG GTTTTTTTACCTGGTTTCTTGTCCAGCAACCTTTACTACAAGTACTTGAACGATCTCATCCATTCAGTACGAGGAGATGAGTTCCAGGGAGGGAATATTGCACTGAGTATCCATGGCCCTGGCAGCTCTCCTGACAGTGATTCCATAGGGGCCCCAgatggctctgcctcccag TCCAATGTCAAAAAGGCTAATGttaaaatcctgaaaaattttGATGAAGCAATAATTGTAGATGCTGCAAGTCTGGATCCAGAATCCTTATATCAACGAACATATGCAGG GAAGATGACATTTGGACGTGTCAGTGACCTGGGACAGTTCATCAGAGAATCTGAACCAGAGCCTGATGTCAAAAAATCAAAAG GGTCCATGTTTTCACAAGCAATGAAGAAATGGGTTCAAGGAAACACAGATGAG GCTCAAGAAGAGATGGCTTGGAGGATAGCAAAGATGATAGTCAACGACGTCATGCAGCAGGCGCAATGTGAACAGCCTTCGGAGAAGGTTACGAAG ctaTGA
- the AKAP10 gene encoding A-kinase anchor protein 10, mitochondrial isoform X1: MSFFRRKGRGAAAGGRPPGSSPARLPGPGPAAPAAVSGPREDGRALRSGLGGNDAPIPVHSPQRSTRNHALLEAAGPSHVAINAISANMDSFSSSRTAALKKQPSHMEAAHFGDLGRSCLNYQAEETKSSLSKTLEQVLQDSVALPYFIQFMELRRMEHLVKFWLEAESFHSTTWSRIRAHSLNTVKQSSLAEPVSPSKQQELASSPPTELLEERLEDCGPARLLRAEPAASGRKDRTGNSQNHVLPGQECGSASVLCLRKSETGTHSLPADQQESSKLSVSNRNSPSSALKDLSGKLMKSIERDAVSTFTKYISPDAAKPIPITEAMRNDIVAKICGEDGQVDPNCFVTAQSIVFNAMEQEHFSEFLRSHHFCKYQIEVLTSGTVYLADILFCESALFYFSEYMEKEDAVNVLQFWLAADNFQSQLAAKKGQYDGQEAQNDAMILYDKYFSLQATHPLGFDDSVRLEIESNICREGGPLPNCFTTPLRQAWTTMETVFLPGFLSSNLYYKYLNDLIHSVRGDEFQGGNIALSIHGPGSSPDSDSIGAPDGSASQSNVKKANVKILKNFDEAIIVDAASLDPESLYQRTYAGKMTFGRVSDLGQFIRESEPEPDVKKSKGSMFSQAMKKWVQGNTDEAQEEMAWRIAKMIVNDVMQQAQCEQPSEKVTKL, translated from the exons ATGTCCTTCTTCAGGAGGAAAGGcaggggggcggcggcgggcgggcggccgcCGGGCTCATCCCCCGCGCGGCTGCCgggccccggccctgccgctcCGGCCGCGGTGAGCGGGCCCCGCGAGGACGGCCGGGCCCTGCGGAGCGGGCTGGGCGGGAATGACG CTCCAATCCCAGTACATTCCCCTCAAAGAAGCACTAGGAATCATGCCTTGCTGGAGGCTGCAGGACCAAGCCATGTGGCCATTAATGCCATCTCTGCCAACATGGACTCTTTTTCCAGCAGCCGGACAGCTGCCCTTAAGAAGCAGCCAAGTCACATGGAAGCTGCTCATTTTGGAGACTTAG GCAGATCGTGTCTGAATTATCAGGCTGAAGAGACCAAATCAAGCCTTTCAAAGACCCTCGAACAAGTCCTGCAGGACAGTGTAGCCCTCCCTTATTTCATCCAGTTCATGGAGCTGCGCAGGATGGAACACTTGGTGAAGTTCTGGTTAGAGGCCGAGAGCTTCCACTCCACGACGTGGTCCCGCATCCGCGCACACAGCCTGAACACCGTGAAGCAGAGCTCCCTGGCAGAGCCAGTGTCACCCTCCAAACAGCAGGAATTGGCATCATCTCCTCCAACTGAGTTGCTTGAGGAGAGACTGGAGGATTGTGGCCCAGCCCGGCTGCTCCGGGCCGAGCCCGCGGCATCGGGCAGGAAGGACAGAACTGGGAACAGCCAGAACCACGTGCTCCCGGGGCAGGAGTGTGGCAGTGCCAGTGTTCTTTGTCTAAGAAAGTCGGAGACAGGGACTCACTCTCTTCCAGCTGATCAGCAAGAATCTTCCAAGCTTTCAGTGTCAAATAGAAacagcccctcctctgcactAAAGGACTTGTCAGGAAAACTCATGAAAA GTATAGAACGGGATGCAGTTAGTACTTTTACCAAATATATTTCTCCAGATGCTGCTAAACCAATCCCTATTACAGAAGCAATGAGAAATGACATAGTTG CAAAGATTTGTGGGGAAGATGGCCAAGTGGACCCCAACTGTTTTGTTACAGCACAGTCCATAGTGTTTAATGCAATGGAACAAGA GCACTTTAGCGAGTTTTTACGAAGTCATCATTTCTGTAAATACCAGATCGAGGTGCTGACTAGTGGGACTGTGTATCTGGCtgacatcctcttctgtgagTCAGCCCTGTTCTACTTCTCTGAG TACATGGAGAAGGAAGATGCAGTTAATGTATTGCAGTTCTGGTTGGCAGCAGATAACTTCCAGTCTCAACTTGCTGCCAAAAAAGGCCAGTATGATGGGCAGGAAGCACAGAACGATGCCATGATTTTATATGACAA GTACTTCTCCCTCCAGGCCACTCATCCCCTGGGCTTTGACGACTCGGTGAGGCTGGAGATCGAATCCAAcatctgcagggaggggggccCTCTCCCCAACTGCTTCACCACTCCCTTAAGGCAGGCGTGGACCACCATGGAGACG GTTTTTTTACCTGGTTTCTTGTCCAGCAACCTTTACTACAAGTACTTGAACGATCTCATCCATTCAGTACGAGGAGATGAGTTCCAGGGAGGGAATATTGCACTGAGTATCCATGGCCCTGGCAGCTCTCCTGACAGTGATTCCATAGGGGCCCCAgatggctctgcctcccag TCCAATGTCAAAAAGGCTAATGttaaaatcctgaaaaattttGATGAAGCAATAATTGTAGATGCTGCAAGTCTGGATCCAGAATCCTTATATCAACGAACATATGCAGG GAAGATGACATTTGGACGTGTCAGTGACCTGGGACAGTTCATCAGAGAATCTGAACCAGAGCCTGATGTCAAAAAATCAAAAG GGTCCATGTTTTCACAAGCAATGAAGAAATGGGTTCAAGGAAACACAGATGAG GCTCAAGAAGAGATGGCTTGGAGGATAGCAAAGATGATAGTCAACGACGTCATGCAGCAGGCGCAATGTGAACAGCCTTCGGAGAAGGTTACGAAG ctaTGA